From Mauremys reevesii isolate NIE-2019 linkage group 10, ASM1616193v1, whole genome shotgun sequence, the proteins below share one genomic window:
- the LOC120374019 gene encoding CDC42 small effector protein 2-B-like, with protein MTEFLVCFNWCSGEQPQPKRRRRLDRKMIGEPMNFVHTAHVGTRDMNSGFTSAGSIQDHMKSKGGYTNGTPASAQL; from the exons atgaCTGAGTTCTTGGTTTGCTTTAACTGGTGCAGTGGTGAGCAGCCCCAGCCA AAGAGACGTCGGAGACTAGATCGAAAAATGATTGGAGAACCAATGAACTTTGTTCATACTGCCCATGTTGGAACAAGAGATATGAATAGTGGTTTTACATCA GCTGGGTCAATTCAGGACCATATGAAGTCAAAAGGTGGCTACACAAATGGTACTCCTGCAAGTGCACAGCTATAG